In Theropithecus gelada isolate Dixy chromosome 13, Tgel_1.0, whole genome shotgun sequence, one DNA window encodes the following:
- the GPAT2 gene encoding glycerol-3-phosphate acyltransferase 2, mitochondrial isoform X3 produces MATMLEGRRQTQPRSSPSGRETSLWSSGFGMKLEAITPFLGKYRPFVGRCCQTCTPKSWESLFHRSITDLGFCSVILVKEENTRFRGWLVRRLCYFLWSLEQHIPPCQDAPQKIVESTGVQNLLSGRVPGGAGEGQAPDLVKKEVQRILGHIQASPRPFLVRLFSWALLRFLNCLFLNVQLHKGQMKMVQKAAQAGSPLVLLSTHKTLLDGILLPFMLLSQGLGVLRVAWDSRACSPALRVLLRKLGGLFLPPEANLSLDSSEGLLARAVVQAVIEQLLVSGQPLLIFLEEPPESPGPRLSALGQAWLGFVVQAVQVGIVPDALLVPVAVTYDLVPDALCDIYHASAPLGLWTGALAVLRSLWSHWGCSRRICSRVHLAQPFSLQEYIVSARSCWGGRQTLEQLLQPIVLGQCTAVPDTEKEQEWTPVTGPLLALKEEDQLLVRRLSCHVLSASVGSAAVMSTAIMATLLLFKHQKGVFLSQLLGEFSWLTEEILLRGFDVGFSGQLRSLLKHSLSLLRAHVALLRIRQGDLLVVPRPGPGLTQLARLSAELLPVFLSEAVGACAVRGLLAGRVPPQGPWELQGILLLSQNELYRQILLLMHLLPQDLLLLKPCQSSYCYCQEVLDRLIQCGLLVAEETPGSRSACDTGRQRLSRKLLWKPSGDFTDSDSDDFEEAEGRSASSHTAQTSFSSSAACSAHCSRPLHRLPPSSTRASCPILSRATQNSCSSSSRPPPRKKGPLSVRTQSSPSVLSGPSET; encoded by the exons ATGGCCACCATGTTGGAAGGTAGACGCCAGACTCAGCCAAGGAGTAGCCCCAGTGGCCGAGAG ACTAGCCTGTGGTCCTCAGGCTTtgggatgaagctggaggctatCACCCCATTCCTGGGGAAGTATCGCCCCTTTGTGGGTCGCTGTTGTCAGACCTGCACCCCCAAGAGCTGG GAGTCCCTCTTCCACAGAAGCATAACGGACCTAGGCTTCTGCAGTGTGATCCTGGTGAAGGAGGAGAACACCAG GTTTCGGGGCTGGCTGGTTCGGAGGCTCTGCTATTTCCTGTGGTCCCTGGAGCAGCACATCCCCCCCTGCCAGGATGCCCCACAGAAGATCGTGGAAAGCACCGG GGTGCAGAACCTCCTCTCAGGGAGGGTCCCAGGAGGCGCTGGCGAAGGCCaggctcctgaccttgtgaagaAAGAGGTACAGCGCATCCTGGGTCACATCCAGGCCTCACCCCGTCCCTTCCTGGTCAG GCTGTTCAGCTGGGCGCTGCTGCGGTTCCTGAACTGCCTCTTCCTGAATGTGCAGCTCCACAAGGGTCAGATGAAGATGGTCCAGAAGGCCGCCCAGGCA GGCTCGCCGCTTGTCCTCCTCTCTACTCACAAAACCCTCCTGGACGGGATCCTGCTACCCTTTATGCTGCTCTCCCAGGGCCTGGGTGTGCTCCGTGTGGCCTGGGACTCCCGCGCCTGCTCCCCTGCCCTCAG AGTTCTCCTGAGGAAGCTTGGGGGGCTTTTCCTGCCCCCAGAGGCCAACCTCTCCCTGGACAGCTCTGAGGGGCTCCTTGCAAGGGCTGTGGTCCAGGCG GTCATAGAGCAGCTGCTGGTTAGTGGACAGCCCCTGCTCATCTTCCTGGAGGAACCTCCTGAGTCCCCGGGGCCACGGCTGTCAGCCCTGGGCCAGGCTTGGCTGGGGTTTGTGGTGCAGGCAGTCCAGGTGGGCATCGTCCCAGATGCTCTGCTGGTACCAGTGGCCGTCACCTATGACCTGGTTCCGGATGCACTGTGTGACATATACCAT GCCTCGGCCCCCCTGGGGCTGTGGACAGGAGCTCTGGCTGTGCTACGTAGCCTGTGGAGCCACTGGGGCTGCAGCCGCCGGATCTGCTCCAGGGTGCACCTAGCTCAGCCCTTCTCCCTGCAG GAATACATCGTCAGTGCCAGAAGCTGCTGGGGCGGCCGGCAGACCCTGGAGCAGCTACTGCAGCCCATCGTGCTGGGCCAATG TACTGCCGTCCCAGACACTGAGAAGGAGCAGGAGTGGACTCCCGTAACTGGGCCTCTCCTGGCCCTCAAGGAAGAGGACCAGCTCCTGGTCAGGAGACTGAGCTGTCATGTCCTGAGTG CCAGTGTGGGGAGTGCTGCGGTGATGAGCACGGCCATCATGGCGACACTGCTGCTCTTCAAGCACCAGAAG GGCGTGTTCCTGTCACAGCTCCTGGGGGAGTTCTCCTGGCTGACGGAGGAGATACTGTTGCGTGGCTTTGATGTAGGCTTCTCTGGGCAGCTACGGAGCCTGCTGAAGCACTCTCTGAGCCTGCTGCGGGCGCACGTGGCCCTGCTGCGCATCCGCCAGGGCGACTTGCTGGTGGTGCCGCGGCCTGGCCCAGGCCTCACGCAGCTGGCACGGCTGAGTGCTGAGCTGCTGCCCGTCTTCCTGAGCGAGGCTGTGGGCG cctgtGCAGTACGGGGGCTGCTGGCAGGCAGAGTGCCGCCCCAGGGGCCCTGGGAGCTGCAGGGCATATTACTGCTGAGCCAGAATGAGCTGTACCGCCAGATCCTGCTGCTGATGCACCTGCTGCCGCAAGACCTGCTGCTGCTAAAG CCCTGCCAGTCTTCCTACTGCTACTGTCAGGAGGTGCTGGACCGGCTCATCCAGTGCGGGCTCCTGGTCGCTGAGGAG ACCCCAGGCTCCCGGTCAGCCTGTGACACAGGGCGACAGCGACTGAGCAGGAAGCTGCTGTGGAAACCAAGTGGGGACTTTACTGATAGTGACAGTGATGATTTTGAAGAGGCTGAGGGCCG CTCAGCCAGCAGTCACACTGCCCagacttctttctcttcctctgccgCCTGCTCAGCCCACTGCTCaaggcctttgcacaggctgccGCCTTCCTCCACCAGGGCCAGCTGCCCGATACTG AGCCGGGCTACACAGAACAGCTGTTCCAGTTCCTCCAGGCCACCGCCCAGGAAGAAGGGACCTTTG agTGTGCGGACCCAAAGCTCGCCATCAGTGCTATCTGGACCTTCAGAGACCTAG
- the GPAT2 gene encoding glycerol-3-phosphate acyltransferase 2, mitochondrial isoform X4, producing MATMLEGRRQTQPRSSPSGRETSLWSSGFGMKLEAITPFLGKYRPFVGRCCQTCTPKSWESLFHRSITDLGFCSVILVKEENTRFRGWLVRRLCYFLWSLEQHIPPCQDAPQKIVESTGVQNLLSGRVPGGAGEGQAPDLVKKEVQRILGHIQASPRPFLVRLFSWALLRFLNCLFLNVQLHKGQMKMVQKAAQAGSPLVLLSTHKTLLDGILLPFMLLSQGLGVLRVAWDSRACSPALRVLLRKLGGLFLPPEANLSLDSSEGLLARAVVQAASAPLGLWTGALAVLRSLWSHWGCSRRICSRVHLAQPFSLQEYIVSARSCWGGRQTLEQLLQPIVLGQCTAVPDTEKEQEWTPVTGPLLALKEEDQLLVRRLSCHVLSASVGSAAVMSTAIMATLLLFKHQKGVFLSQLLGEFSWLTEEILLRGFDVGFSGQLRSLLKHSLSLLRAHVALLRIRQGDLLVVPRPGPGLTQLARLSAELLPVFLSEAVGACAVRGLLAGRVPPQGPWELQGILLLSQNELYRQILLLMHLLPQDLLLLKPCQSSYCYCQEVLDRLIQCGLLVAEETPGSRSACDTGRQRLSRKLLWKPSGDFTDSDSDDFEEAEGRYFRLSQQSHCPDFFLFLCRLLSPLLKAFAQAAAFLHQGQLPDTEPGYTEQLFQFLQATAQEEGTFECADPKLAISAIWTFRDLGVLQQMPSPAGPRLHLSPTFASRENQQKLEQFIRQFICS from the exons ATGGCCACCATGTTGGAAGGTAGACGCCAGACTCAGCCAAGGAGTAGCCCCAGTGGCCGAGAG ACTAGCCTGTGGTCCTCAGGCTTtgggatgaagctggaggctatCACCCCATTCCTGGGGAAGTATCGCCCCTTTGTGGGTCGCTGTTGTCAGACCTGCACCCCCAAGAGCTGG GAGTCCCTCTTCCACAGAAGCATAACGGACCTAGGCTTCTGCAGTGTGATCCTGGTGAAGGAGGAGAACACCAG GTTTCGGGGCTGGCTGGTTCGGAGGCTCTGCTATTTCCTGTGGTCCCTGGAGCAGCACATCCCCCCCTGCCAGGATGCCCCACAGAAGATCGTGGAAAGCACCGG GGTGCAGAACCTCCTCTCAGGGAGGGTCCCAGGAGGCGCTGGCGAAGGCCaggctcctgaccttgtgaagaAAGAGGTACAGCGCATCCTGGGTCACATCCAGGCCTCACCCCGTCCCTTCCTGGTCAG GCTGTTCAGCTGGGCGCTGCTGCGGTTCCTGAACTGCCTCTTCCTGAATGTGCAGCTCCACAAGGGTCAGATGAAGATGGTCCAGAAGGCCGCCCAGGCA GGCTCGCCGCTTGTCCTCCTCTCTACTCACAAAACCCTCCTGGACGGGATCCTGCTACCCTTTATGCTGCTCTCCCAGGGCCTGGGTGTGCTCCGTGTGGCCTGGGACTCCCGCGCCTGCTCCCCTGCCCTCAG AGTTCTCCTGAGGAAGCTTGGGGGGCTTTTCCTGCCCCCAGAGGCCAACCTCTCCCTGGACAGCTCTGAGGGGCTCCTTGCAAGGGCTGTGGTCCAGGCG GCCTCGGCCCCCCTGGGGCTGTGGACAGGAGCTCTGGCTGTGCTACGTAGCCTGTGGAGCCACTGGGGCTGCAGCCGCCGGATCTGCTCCAGGGTGCACCTAGCTCAGCCCTTCTCCCTGCAG GAATACATCGTCAGTGCCAGAAGCTGCTGGGGCGGCCGGCAGACCCTGGAGCAGCTACTGCAGCCCATCGTGCTGGGCCAATG TACTGCCGTCCCAGACACTGAGAAGGAGCAGGAGTGGACTCCCGTAACTGGGCCTCTCCTGGCCCTCAAGGAAGAGGACCAGCTCCTGGTCAGGAGACTGAGCTGTCATGTCCTGAGTG CCAGTGTGGGGAGTGCTGCGGTGATGAGCACGGCCATCATGGCGACACTGCTGCTCTTCAAGCACCAGAAG GGCGTGTTCCTGTCACAGCTCCTGGGGGAGTTCTCCTGGCTGACGGAGGAGATACTGTTGCGTGGCTTTGATGTAGGCTTCTCTGGGCAGCTACGGAGCCTGCTGAAGCACTCTCTGAGCCTGCTGCGGGCGCACGTGGCCCTGCTGCGCATCCGCCAGGGCGACTTGCTGGTGGTGCCGCGGCCTGGCCCAGGCCTCACGCAGCTGGCACGGCTGAGTGCTGAGCTGCTGCCCGTCTTCCTGAGCGAGGCTGTGGGCG cctgtGCAGTACGGGGGCTGCTGGCAGGCAGAGTGCCGCCCCAGGGGCCCTGGGAGCTGCAGGGCATATTACTGCTGAGCCAGAATGAGCTGTACCGCCAGATCCTGCTGCTGATGCACCTGCTGCCGCAAGACCTGCTGCTGCTAAAG CCCTGCCAGTCTTCCTACTGCTACTGTCAGGAGGTGCTGGACCGGCTCATCCAGTGCGGGCTCCTGGTCGCTGAGGAG ACCCCAGGCTCCCGGTCAGCCTGTGACACAGGGCGACAGCGACTGAGCAGGAAGCTGCTGTGGAAACCAAGTGGGGACTTTACTGATAGTGACAGTGATGATTTTGAAGAGGCTGAGGGCCGGTACTTCAGG CTCAGCCAGCAGTCACACTGCCCagacttctttctcttcctctgccgCCTGCTCAGCCCACTGCTCaaggcctttgcacaggctgccGCCTTCCTCCACCAGGGCCAGCTGCCCGATACTG AGCCGGGCTACACAGAACAGCTGTTCCAGTTCCTCCAGGCCACCGCCCAGGAAGAAGGGACCTTTG agTGTGCGGACCCAAAGCTCGCCATCAGTGCTATCTGGACCTTCAGAGACCTAGGG GTTCTGCAGCAGATGCCGAGCCCTGCAGGCCCCAGGCTCCACCTGTCCCCTACTTTTGCCAGCCGGGAGAATCAGCAAAAACTAGAACAGTTTATCCGGCAGTTCATTTGTagctag
- the GPAT2 gene encoding glycerol-3-phosphate acyltransferase 2, mitochondrial isoform X2: MATMLEGRRQTQPRSSPSGRETSLWSSGFGMKLEAITPFLGKYRPFVGRCCQTCTPKSWESLFHRSITDLGFCSVILVKEENTRFRGWLVRRLCYFLWSLEQHIPPCQDAPQKIVESTGVQNLLSGRVPGGAGEGQAPDLVKKEVQRILGHIQASPRPFLVRLFSWALLRFLNCLFLNVQLHKGQMKMVQKAAQAGSPLVLLSTHKTLLDGILLPFMLLSQGLGVLRVAWDSRACSPALRVLLRKLGGLFLPPEANLSLDSSEGLLARAVVQAVIEQLLVSGQPLLIFLEEPPESPGPRLSALGQAWLGFVVQAVQVGIVPDALLVPVAVTYDLVPDALCDIYHASAPLGLWTGALAVLRSLWSHWGCSRRICSRVHLAQPFSLQEYIVSARSCWGGRQTLEQLLQPIVLGQCTAVPDTEKEQEWTPVTGPLLALKEEDQLLVRRLSCHVLSASVGSAAVMSTAIMATLLLFKHQKLLGEFSWLTEEILLRGFDVGFSGQLRSLLKHSLSLLRAHVALLRIRQGDLLVVPRPGPGLTQLARLSAELLPVFLSEAVGACAVRGLLAGRVPPQGPWELQGILLLSQNELYRQILLLMHLLPQDLLLLKPCQSSYCYCQEVLDRLIQCGLLVAEETPGSRSACDTGRQRLSRKLLWKPSGDFTDSDSDDFEEAEGRYFRLSQQSHCPDFFLFLCRLLSPLLKAFAQAAAFLHQGQLPDTEPGYTEQLFQFLQATAQEEGTFECADPKLAISAIWTFRDLGVLQQMPSPAGPRLHLSPTFASRENQQKLEQFIRQFICS, translated from the exons ATGGCCACCATGTTGGAAGGTAGACGCCAGACTCAGCCAAGGAGTAGCCCCAGTGGCCGAGAG ACTAGCCTGTGGTCCTCAGGCTTtgggatgaagctggaggctatCACCCCATTCCTGGGGAAGTATCGCCCCTTTGTGGGTCGCTGTTGTCAGACCTGCACCCCCAAGAGCTGG GAGTCCCTCTTCCACAGAAGCATAACGGACCTAGGCTTCTGCAGTGTGATCCTGGTGAAGGAGGAGAACACCAG GTTTCGGGGCTGGCTGGTTCGGAGGCTCTGCTATTTCCTGTGGTCCCTGGAGCAGCACATCCCCCCCTGCCAGGATGCCCCACAGAAGATCGTGGAAAGCACCGG GGTGCAGAACCTCCTCTCAGGGAGGGTCCCAGGAGGCGCTGGCGAAGGCCaggctcctgaccttgtgaagaAAGAGGTACAGCGCATCCTGGGTCACATCCAGGCCTCACCCCGTCCCTTCCTGGTCAG GCTGTTCAGCTGGGCGCTGCTGCGGTTCCTGAACTGCCTCTTCCTGAATGTGCAGCTCCACAAGGGTCAGATGAAGATGGTCCAGAAGGCCGCCCAGGCA GGCTCGCCGCTTGTCCTCCTCTCTACTCACAAAACCCTCCTGGACGGGATCCTGCTACCCTTTATGCTGCTCTCCCAGGGCCTGGGTGTGCTCCGTGTGGCCTGGGACTCCCGCGCCTGCTCCCCTGCCCTCAG AGTTCTCCTGAGGAAGCTTGGGGGGCTTTTCCTGCCCCCAGAGGCCAACCTCTCCCTGGACAGCTCTGAGGGGCTCCTTGCAAGGGCTGTGGTCCAGGCG GTCATAGAGCAGCTGCTGGTTAGTGGACAGCCCCTGCTCATCTTCCTGGAGGAACCTCCTGAGTCCCCGGGGCCACGGCTGTCAGCCCTGGGCCAGGCTTGGCTGGGGTTTGTGGTGCAGGCAGTCCAGGTGGGCATCGTCCCAGATGCTCTGCTGGTACCAGTGGCCGTCACCTATGACCTGGTTCCGGATGCACTGTGTGACATATACCAT GCCTCGGCCCCCCTGGGGCTGTGGACAGGAGCTCTGGCTGTGCTACGTAGCCTGTGGAGCCACTGGGGCTGCAGCCGCCGGATCTGCTCCAGGGTGCACCTAGCTCAGCCCTTCTCCCTGCAG GAATACATCGTCAGTGCCAGAAGCTGCTGGGGCGGCCGGCAGACCCTGGAGCAGCTACTGCAGCCCATCGTGCTGGGCCAATG TACTGCCGTCCCAGACACTGAGAAGGAGCAGGAGTGGACTCCCGTAACTGGGCCTCTCCTGGCCCTCAAGGAAGAGGACCAGCTCCTGGTCAGGAGACTGAGCTGTCATGTCCTGAGTG CCAGTGTGGGGAGTGCTGCGGTGATGAGCACGGCCATCATGGCGACACTGCTGCTCTTCAAGCACCAGAAG CTCCTGGGGGAGTTCTCCTGGCTGACGGAGGAGATACTGTTGCGTGGCTTTGATGTAGGCTTCTCTGGGCAGCTACGGAGCCTGCTGAAGCACTCTCTGAGCCTGCTGCGGGCGCACGTGGCCCTGCTGCGCATCCGCCAGGGCGACTTGCTGGTGGTGCCGCGGCCTGGCCCAGGCCTCACGCAGCTGGCACGGCTGAGTGCTGAGCTGCTGCCCGTCTTCCTGAGCGAGGCTGTGGGCG cctgtGCAGTACGGGGGCTGCTGGCAGGCAGAGTGCCGCCCCAGGGGCCCTGGGAGCTGCAGGGCATATTACTGCTGAGCCAGAATGAGCTGTACCGCCAGATCCTGCTGCTGATGCACCTGCTGCCGCAAGACCTGCTGCTGCTAAAG CCCTGCCAGTCTTCCTACTGCTACTGTCAGGAGGTGCTGGACCGGCTCATCCAGTGCGGGCTCCTGGTCGCTGAGGAG ACCCCAGGCTCCCGGTCAGCCTGTGACACAGGGCGACAGCGACTGAGCAGGAAGCTGCTGTGGAAACCAAGTGGGGACTTTACTGATAGTGACAGTGATGATTTTGAAGAGGCTGAGGGCCGGTACTTCAGG CTCAGCCAGCAGTCACACTGCCCagacttctttctcttcctctgccgCCTGCTCAGCCCACTGCTCaaggcctttgcacaggctgccGCCTTCCTCCACCAGGGCCAGCTGCCCGATACTG AGCCGGGCTACACAGAACAGCTGTTCCAGTTCCTCCAGGCCACCGCCCAGGAAGAAGGGACCTTTG agTGTGCGGACCCAAAGCTCGCCATCAGTGCTATCTGGACCTTCAGAGACCTAGGG GTTCTGCAGCAGATGCCGAGCCCTGCAGGCCCCAGGCTCCACCTGTCCCCTACTTTTGCCAGCCGGGAGAATCAGCAAAAACTAGAACAGTTTATCCGGCAGTTCATTTGTagctag
- the GPAT2 gene encoding glycerol-3-phosphate acyltransferase 2, mitochondrial isoform X1 gives MATMLEGRRQTQPRSSPSGRETSLWSSGFGMKLEAITPFLGKYRPFVGRCCQTCTPKSWESLFHRSITDLGFCSVILVKEENTRFRGWLVRRLCYFLWSLEQHIPPCQDAPQKIVESTGVQNLLSGRVPGGAGEGQAPDLVKKEVQRILGHIQASPRPFLVRLFSWALLRFLNCLFLNVQLHKGQMKMVQKAAQAGSPLVLLSTHKTLLDGILLPFMLLSQGLGVLRVAWDSRACSPALRVLLRKLGGLFLPPEANLSLDSSEGLLARAVVQAVIEQLLVSGQPLLIFLEEPPESPGPRLSALGQAWLGFVVQAVQVGIVPDALLVPVAVTYDLVPDALCDIYHASAPLGLWTGALAVLRSLWSHWGCSRRICSRVHLAQPFSLQEYIVSARSCWGGRQTLEQLLQPIVLGQCTAVPDTEKEQEWTPVTGPLLALKEEDQLLVRRLSCHVLSASVGSAAVMSTAIMATLLLFKHQKGVFLSQLLGEFSWLTEEILLRGFDVGFSGQLRSLLKHSLSLLRAHVALLRIRQGDLLVVPRPGPGLTQLARLSAELLPVFLSEAVGACAVRGLLAGRVPPQGPWELQGILLLSQNELYRQILLLMHLLPQDLLLLKPCQSSYCYCQEVLDRLIQCGLLVAEETPGSRSACDTGRQRLSRKLLWKPSGDFTDSDSDDFEEAEGRYFRLSQQSHCPDFFLFLCRLLSPLLKAFAQAAAFLHQGQLPDTEPGYTEQLFQFLQATAQEEGTFECADPKLAISAIWTFRDLGVLQQMPSPAGPRLHLSPTFASRENQQKLEQFIRQFICS, from the exons ATGGCCACCATGTTGGAAGGTAGACGCCAGACTCAGCCAAGGAGTAGCCCCAGTGGCCGAGAG ACTAGCCTGTGGTCCTCAGGCTTtgggatgaagctggaggctatCACCCCATTCCTGGGGAAGTATCGCCCCTTTGTGGGTCGCTGTTGTCAGACCTGCACCCCCAAGAGCTGG GAGTCCCTCTTCCACAGAAGCATAACGGACCTAGGCTTCTGCAGTGTGATCCTGGTGAAGGAGGAGAACACCAG GTTTCGGGGCTGGCTGGTTCGGAGGCTCTGCTATTTCCTGTGGTCCCTGGAGCAGCACATCCCCCCCTGCCAGGATGCCCCACAGAAGATCGTGGAAAGCACCGG GGTGCAGAACCTCCTCTCAGGGAGGGTCCCAGGAGGCGCTGGCGAAGGCCaggctcctgaccttgtgaagaAAGAGGTACAGCGCATCCTGGGTCACATCCAGGCCTCACCCCGTCCCTTCCTGGTCAG GCTGTTCAGCTGGGCGCTGCTGCGGTTCCTGAACTGCCTCTTCCTGAATGTGCAGCTCCACAAGGGTCAGATGAAGATGGTCCAGAAGGCCGCCCAGGCA GGCTCGCCGCTTGTCCTCCTCTCTACTCACAAAACCCTCCTGGACGGGATCCTGCTACCCTTTATGCTGCTCTCCCAGGGCCTGGGTGTGCTCCGTGTGGCCTGGGACTCCCGCGCCTGCTCCCCTGCCCTCAG AGTTCTCCTGAGGAAGCTTGGGGGGCTTTTCCTGCCCCCAGAGGCCAACCTCTCCCTGGACAGCTCTGAGGGGCTCCTTGCAAGGGCTGTGGTCCAGGCG GTCATAGAGCAGCTGCTGGTTAGTGGACAGCCCCTGCTCATCTTCCTGGAGGAACCTCCTGAGTCCCCGGGGCCACGGCTGTCAGCCCTGGGCCAGGCTTGGCTGGGGTTTGTGGTGCAGGCAGTCCAGGTGGGCATCGTCCCAGATGCTCTGCTGGTACCAGTGGCCGTCACCTATGACCTGGTTCCGGATGCACTGTGTGACATATACCAT GCCTCGGCCCCCCTGGGGCTGTGGACAGGAGCTCTGGCTGTGCTACGTAGCCTGTGGAGCCACTGGGGCTGCAGCCGCCGGATCTGCTCCAGGGTGCACCTAGCTCAGCCCTTCTCCCTGCAG GAATACATCGTCAGTGCCAGAAGCTGCTGGGGCGGCCGGCAGACCCTGGAGCAGCTACTGCAGCCCATCGTGCTGGGCCAATG TACTGCCGTCCCAGACACTGAGAAGGAGCAGGAGTGGACTCCCGTAACTGGGCCTCTCCTGGCCCTCAAGGAAGAGGACCAGCTCCTGGTCAGGAGACTGAGCTGTCATGTCCTGAGTG CCAGTGTGGGGAGTGCTGCGGTGATGAGCACGGCCATCATGGCGACACTGCTGCTCTTCAAGCACCAGAAG GGCGTGTTCCTGTCACAGCTCCTGGGGGAGTTCTCCTGGCTGACGGAGGAGATACTGTTGCGTGGCTTTGATGTAGGCTTCTCTGGGCAGCTACGGAGCCTGCTGAAGCACTCTCTGAGCCTGCTGCGGGCGCACGTGGCCCTGCTGCGCATCCGCCAGGGCGACTTGCTGGTGGTGCCGCGGCCTGGCCCAGGCCTCACGCAGCTGGCACGGCTGAGTGCTGAGCTGCTGCCCGTCTTCCTGAGCGAGGCTGTGGGCG cctgtGCAGTACGGGGGCTGCTGGCAGGCAGAGTGCCGCCCCAGGGGCCCTGGGAGCTGCAGGGCATATTACTGCTGAGCCAGAATGAGCTGTACCGCCAGATCCTGCTGCTGATGCACCTGCTGCCGCAAGACCTGCTGCTGCTAAAG CCCTGCCAGTCTTCCTACTGCTACTGTCAGGAGGTGCTGGACCGGCTCATCCAGTGCGGGCTCCTGGTCGCTGAGGAG ACCCCAGGCTCCCGGTCAGCCTGTGACACAGGGCGACAGCGACTGAGCAGGAAGCTGCTGTGGAAACCAAGTGGGGACTTTACTGATAGTGACAGTGATGATTTTGAAGAGGCTGAGGGCCGGTACTTCAGG CTCAGCCAGCAGTCACACTGCCCagacttctttctcttcctctgccgCCTGCTCAGCCCACTGCTCaaggcctttgcacaggctgccGCCTTCCTCCACCAGGGCCAGCTGCCCGATACTG AGCCGGGCTACACAGAACAGCTGTTCCAGTTCCTCCAGGCCACCGCCCAGGAAGAAGGGACCTTTG agTGTGCGGACCCAAAGCTCGCCATCAGTGCTATCTGGACCTTCAGAGACCTAGGG GTTCTGCAGCAGATGCCGAGCCCTGCAGGCCCCAGGCTCCACCTGTCCCCTACTTTTGCCAGCCGGGAGAATCAGCAAAAACTAGAACAGTTTATCCGGCAGTTCATTTGTagctag